In Labrus mixtus chromosome 3, fLabMix1.1, whole genome shotgun sequence, a single window of DNA contains:
- the zgc:103559 gene encoding allantoinase, mitochondrial isoform X2 translates to MELGSTVRAVRSQRVLVGDEVKPAVILIKDGKICQILSDRDLSGADACEVLDVGDSVVMPGVVDCHVHVNEPGRTSWEGFWTATRAAAAGGVTTIVDMPLNSIPPTTTLGHFHEKQREATGQCFVDTAFWGGVIPGNQLELRPMIQAGVAGFKCFLIHSGVDEFPHVTNSDLHSAMKQLQGTGSVLLFHAEIEVQQTSEENGDPCQYSSFLQSRPDVMEVEAIQTVTELCLQYQVRCHIVHLSSAKPLKLIQEARQAGAPLTVETTHHYLSLCAENIPSGATQFKCCPPIRGSHNQEQLWSALKAGQIDMVVSDHSPCTPDLKRLESGDFSQAWGGISSLQFGLPLFWTSASKRGFQLSDVVRLLSRKTAQLCSLDHQKGSLAPGFDADIVIWDPEREFKIEEENVHHKNKVTPYLGVTLQGVVCSTIVRGRLVYSEGSFCPEPLGKHLLIPQRTNQAQQ, encoded by the exons ATGGAGCTCGGATCAACGGTTAGAGCTGTGAGGAGTCAACGGGTGCTGGTTGGTGATGAAGTCAAGCCTGCTGTTATCTTAATAAAAGATGGGAAAATCTGTCAAATACTCTCAGACAGGGACCTTTCTGGGGCTGATGCATGTGAG GTGTTGGATGTGGGCGACAGTGTGGTGATGCCGGGTGTTGTGGACTGTCACGTCCATGTGAATGAACCAGGCCGCACCTCCTGGGAGGGTTTCTGGACCGCCACCAGGGCTGCTGCAGCCGGGGGAGTGACAACCATTGTGGACATGCCGCT AAACAGCATCCCTCCAACCACCACACTTGGTCATTTTCATGAGAAGCAGCGGGAAGCTACAGGACAGTGTTTTGTGGACACGGCCTTCTGGGGAGGTGTGATTCCTGGCAACCAG CTAGAGCTTCGGCCGATGATCCAGGCTGGTGTGGCCGGCTTTAAGTGTTTCCTCATCCACAGTGGGGTGGACGAGTTCCCCCATGTGACCAACAGTGATCTGCACTCAGCCATGAAGCAGCTGCAAGGCACAGGAAGTGTCCTGCTG TTTCATGCAGAAATAGAAGTTCAGCAAACATCAGAGGAGAACGGTG ACCCCTGTCAGTACTCCTCCTTTCTGCAGTCCAGGCCTGATGTAATGGAAGTCGAGGCAATTCAAACGGTCACAGAACTCTGCCTCCAGTACCA AGTGAGGTGCCATATCGTTCACTTGTCTTCTGCAAAGCCATTAAAACTGATCCAGGAAGCCCGACAGGCTGGAGCCCCCCTCACAGTGGAGACCACCCACCACTACCTCAGCCTGTGTGCAGAGAATATACCTTCAGGGGCCACTCAGTTCAAGTGCTGCCCCCCCATCAGAGGATCTCATAATCag GAGCAGTTATGGTCCGCACTTAAAGCTGGACAGATTGACATGGTGGTGTCCGATCATTCCCCCTGCACACCTGATCTGAAGAGACTGGAGAGTGGAGACTTCAGTCAGGCTTGGGGAGGAATTTCTTCTCTACAGTTTG GCCTGCCTCTGTTCTGGACTTCAGCCAGTAAGAGAGGCTTTCAGCTGAGTGACGTGGTGAGACTCCTCAGCCGGAAAACAGCCCAGCTGTGTTCTCTGGACCACCAGAAGGGCAGCCTCGCCCCCGGCTTTGATGCTGACATCGTCATATGGGACCCCGAGCGAGAATTCAAA attgaagaagaaaatgttcatcATAAGAACAAG gTAACGCCGTACCTTGGCGTCACACTGCAAGGCGTTGTGTGCTCCACCATCGTCAGGGGGCGTCTGGTGTACAGCGAAGGCTCCTTCTGCCCGGAGCCTCTGGGGAAACATCTCCTCATCCCTCAGAGGACAAATCAAGCCCAACAGTGA
- the zgc:103559 gene encoding allantoinase, mitochondrial isoform X1, with amino-acid sequence MELGSTVRAVRSQRVLVGDEVKPAVILIKDGKICQILSDRDLSGADACEQVLDVGDSVVMPGVVDCHVHVNEPGRTSWEGFWTATRAAAAGGVTTIVDMPLNSIPPTTTLGHFHEKQREATGQCFVDTAFWGGVIPGNQLELRPMIQAGVAGFKCFLIHSGVDEFPHVTNSDLHSAMKQLQGTGSVLLFHAEIEVQQTSEENGDPCQYSSFLQSRPDVMEVEAIQTVTELCLQYQVRCHIVHLSSAKPLKLIQEARQAGAPLTVETTHHYLSLCAENIPSGATQFKCCPPIRGSHNQEQLWSALKAGQIDMVVSDHSPCTPDLKRLESGDFSQAWGGISSLQFGLPLFWTSASKRGFQLSDVVRLLSRKTAQLCSLDHQKGSLAPGFDADIVIWDPEREFKIEEENVHHKNKVTPYLGVTLQGVVCSTIVRGRLVYSEGSFCPEPLGKHLLIPQRTNQAQQ; translated from the exons ATGGAGCTCGGATCAACGGTTAGAGCTGTGAGGAGTCAACGGGTGCTGGTTGGTGATGAAGTCAAGCCTGCTGTTATCTTAATAAAAGATGGGAAAATCTGTCAAATACTCTCAGACAGGGACCTTTCTGGGGCTGATGCATGTGAG CAGGTGTTGGATGTGGGCGACAGTGTGGTGATGCCGGGTGTTGTGGACTGTCACGTCCATGTGAATGAACCAGGCCGCACCTCCTGGGAGGGTTTCTGGACCGCCACCAGGGCTGCTGCAGCCGGGGGAGTGACAACCATTGTGGACATGCCGCT AAACAGCATCCCTCCAACCACCACACTTGGTCATTTTCATGAGAAGCAGCGGGAAGCTACAGGACAGTGTTTTGTGGACACGGCCTTCTGGGGAGGTGTGATTCCTGGCAACCAG CTAGAGCTTCGGCCGATGATCCAGGCTGGTGTGGCCGGCTTTAAGTGTTTCCTCATCCACAGTGGGGTGGACGAGTTCCCCCATGTGACCAACAGTGATCTGCACTCAGCCATGAAGCAGCTGCAAGGCACAGGAAGTGTCCTGCTG TTTCATGCAGAAATAGAAGTTCAGCAAACATCAGAGGAGAACGGTG ACCCCTGTCAGTACTCCTCCTTTCTGCAGTCCAGGCCTGATGTAATGGAAGTCGAGGCAATTCAAACGGTCACAGAACTCTGCCTCCAGTACCA AGTGAGGTGCCATATCGTTCACTTGTCTTCTGCAAAGCCATTAAAACTGATCCAGGAAGCCCGACAGGCTGGAGCCCCCCTCACAGTGGAGACCACCCACCACTACCTCAGCCTGTGTGCAGAGAATATACCTTCAGGGGCCACTCAGTTCAAGTGCTGCCCCCCCATCAGAGGATCTCATAATCag GAGCAGTTATGGTCCGCACTTAAAGCTGGACAGATTGACATGGTGGTGTCCGATCATTCCCCCTGCACACCTGATCTGAAGAGACTGGAGAGTGGAGACTTCAGTCAGGCTTGGGGAGGAATTTCTTCTCTACAGTTTG GCCTGCCTCTGTTCTGGACTTCAGCCAGTAAGAGAGGCTTTCAGCTGAGTGACGTGGTGAGACTCCTCAGCCGGAAAACAGCCCAGCTGTGTTCTCTGGACCACCAGAAGGGCAGCCTCGCCCCCGGCTTTGATGCTGACATCGTCATATGGGACCCCGAGCGAGAATTCAAA attgaagaagaaaatgttcatcATAAGAACAAG gTAACGCCGTACCTTGGCGTCACACTGCAAGGCGTTGTGTGCTCCACCATCGTCAGGGGGCGTCTGGTGTACAGCGAAGGCTCCTTCTGCCCGGAGCCTCTGGGGAAACATCTCCTCATCCCTCAGAGGACAAATCAAGCCCAACAGTGA
- the agxta gene encoding alanine--glyoxylate and serine--pyruvate aminotransferase a, producing the protein MSSISVPPPKCLQKPLTVPFRHMFGPGPSNVPPRILEAGANPVIGHMHPEIFEIMNDIKSGIQYMFQTQNNMTLAVSGTGHTAMECAIFNTVEAGESVLAAVNGIWGERAAEMAERIGARVNTIVAPPGGFLSNEDIEKALSKHRPAVFFLAHGESSTGVLHPLDGIGQLCHKYNCLFLVDSVASIGGAPLYMDQQEIDILYTGSQKVLNAPPGTAPISFSERACQKIFNRRTKPVSFFLDLGWLANYWGCDGKPSRVYHHTGPVTAFYCLRESLAVLVEEGLENSWERHQNVAEYFHAGLESMGLKLFVKEKTARLPTVTTIVAPHGYDWKEITTYIMKTHNLEISGGLGPSVGLVLRVGLMGCNSSKANVDMVLASLKDALKHCHKSKV; encoded by the exons ATGTCGTCCATCTCTGTACCGCCGCCAAAATGTCTGCAGAAACCACTGACCGTTCCATTTCGTCACATGTTTGGACCAGGACCTTCCAATGTTCCTCCTCGAATCCTGGAGGCCGGGGCCAATCCTGTCATAGGACACATGCATCCAGAGATATTTGAG ATAATGAATGACATTAAAAGTGGAATCCAGTACATGTTTCAAACTCAGAACAACATGACATTAGCAGTGAGCGGCACTGGACACACTGCGATGGAGTGTGCCATCTTCAACACGGTGGAGGCCGGGGAGAGCGTGCTGGCTGCAGTCAACGGCATATGGGGTGAACGAGCAGCGGAAATGGCTGAAAGGATTG GTGCCAGGGTGAACACAATAGtggcgccccctggtggattCTTGTCCAATGAAGACATTGAAAAG GCCTTATCAAAACACAGACCAGCGGTGTTCTTCCTCGCACATGGAGAGTCTTCTACAGGAGTCCTGCATCCTTTAGACGGTATCGGACAGCTGTGCCATAA GTATAACTGCTTGTTTCTTGTTGACTCTGTGGCGTCAATCGGGGGAGCTCCTCTGTACATGGATCAGCAAG AGATAGACATCCTATACACAGGCTCCCAAAAAGTTCTGAATGCTCCTCCAGGTACAGCACCAATCTCGTTCAGTGAAAGAGCATG CCAGAAGATATTTAACCGCAGAACAAAGCCTGTGTCATTCTTCTTGGATCTGGGTTGGCTTGCAAACTACTGGGGATGTGACGGCAAACCCTCAAGAGT ATATCACCACACAGGTCCAGTCACTGCTTTTTACTGTCTGAGGGAGAGTCTGGCTGTCCTTGTTGAGGAG GGTCTGGAGAACTCATGGGAAAGACATCAAAACGTGGCAGAATATTTCCATGCTGGTTTAGAGAGCATGGGTCTAAAACTATTTGTCAAAGAAAAG ACTGCAAGACTGCCAACGGTGACCACTATTGTTGCTCCTCATGGATACGACTGGAAAGAGATCACAACGTACATCATGAAAACACATAATCTGGAGATTTCTGGAGGGCTTGGGCCATCAGTTGGCTTG gTGCTGCGTGTGGGACTGATGGGATGTAACAGCAGCAAGGCTAACGTTGACATGGTGTTAGCTTCACTGAAAGATGCTCTGAAACACTGCCATAAGAGCAAAGTGTAA